In the Actinomycetota bacterium genome, ACCGATTTAATTGAGACTTAGTTAAAAAATCATAAATTTTCATTTTTTTATCTTTTAAAATGTTTTGTAAATTAATTTATATTTAAAGATTTATGGTATATTTCTGCAGGTATTTTACTCTCCCCCTACCCCCTCCCACCAGGGGAGAGGGTATAGTAGGGCAACCCATTAGCTTTTATTAAATAGAAACTTGACATACAGAAATGACATTTATTGTTTATTTTATTTTCTCCATTAGTATATAAACAGCTTGTTGAGGGTCTATTTTTCTTTCTGAAACCTTCTTTATGATTTCTTTAAAATCCTTAATCTCTTTTATTTCTTTCCAAGTTTTACTCTTTATCTGCTCTGATAAGGTTTCTAGAACCTCTATCTCAGCTTGTTTTAATCTTTTTGATTTTAATCTATTATTTTTGTTTAGAAATTTCCAATGTTCATTAATTTTAGTTAAAAGTATATTAAAACCTTCTCCAGTTAGTGATTGGGTCTTAACTACTGGGGGTTCCCAATCTTTTTCACTGGTATTTAATTTAAGCATTGATTTGATTTCATTTTCTACTATATTTATTCCAGGTAAATCTGATTTATTTATTACATATATATCTGGAATTTCCATTACTCCTGCTTTTATTGTTTGGATAGCATCACCCATTAGCGGTGTTAGCACTAACAATACTGTGTCAACCACATTAGCAATTGCTATATCAACCTGTCCTACTCCTACAGATTCTACCAAAATAATATCTTTACCCATAGCATCAAGTACTCTGGTTGATTTTTGAGTCGAAAGTGCTATTCCACCAAGATGACCTCTACTTCCCATACTTCTTATAAAAACTTCTGGGTCAGTACTATGTTCTTGCATTCTTATTCTATCTCCTAAAACAGCACCACCTGTAAAAGGACTGGTTGCATCTACTGCAATAACACCAACACTAAGATTTTCTGCTCTAAATTTCTTTATAAGATGGTTTATTAAGCTGCTCTTACCAACACCAGGCGCTCCTGTTACTCCGATGATATGTGCTT is a window encoding:
- the meaB gene encoding methylmalonyl Co-A mutase-associated GTPase MeaB, producing the protein MKIEDRMSKLTEKLLKGDKLAAAKLISMIEDKPDEAVKAMQIIYQHTGKAHIIGVTGAPGVGKSSLINHLIKKFRAENLSVGVIAVDATSPFTGGAVLGDRIRMQEHSTDPEVFIRSMGSRGHLGGIALSTQKSTRVLDAMGKDIILVESVGVGQVDIAIANVVDTVLLVLTPLMGDAIQTIKAGVMEIPDIYVINKSDLPGINIVENEIKSMLKLNTSEKDWEPPVVKTQSLTGEGFNILLTKINEHWKFLNKNNRLKSKRLKQAEIEVLETLSEQIKSKTWKEIKEIKDFKEIIKKVSERKIDPQQAVYILMEKIK